From a single Brassica oleracea var. oleracea cultivar TO1000 chromosome C5, BOL, whole genome shotgun sequence genomic region:
- the LOC106294288 gene encoding uncharacterized protein LOC106294288: MEGSLEGMLMKVSIFALVQALVYLILSTSSSVFSKSNTMNRLHSFRSARSMSISRILAVLQDLPAGGDMSPSSMRLSSLASPSLSPRI, from the coding sequence ATGGAAGGAAGCTTGGAAGGTATGCTGATGAAAGTGAGCATTTTCGCTCTGGTTCAAGCTCTTGTATATCTTATTCTCTCTACATCTTCGAGTGTTTTCTCTAAGTCAAACACGATGAATAGACTTCATAGTTTCCGGTCAGCGAGATCCATGAGCATCAGCCGGATTCTGGCGGTTCTTCAGGATCTGCCTGCAGGCGGCGATATGTCTCCTTCTTCCATGAGACTCTCTTCTCTTGCTTCTCCTTCATTGTCACCACGTATATGA
- the LOC106344179 gene encoding uncharacterized protein LOC106344179 gives MEGSLEGMLMKVSIFALVQALVYLILSTSSSVFSKSNTMNRLHSFRSARSMSISRILAVLQDMPAGGEISPSSMSLSSSLASPSSSPRI, from the coding sequence ATGGAAGGAAGCTTGGAAGGTATGCTGATGAAAGTGAGCATTTTCGCTCTGGTTCAAGCTCTTGTATATCTTATTCTCTCTACATCTTCGAGTGTTTTCTCTAAGTCAAACACGATGAATAGACTTCATAGTTTCCGGTCAGCGAGATCCATGAGCATCAGCCGGATTCTGGCGGTTCTTCAGGATATGCCTGCAGGCGGCGAGATTTCTCCTTCTTCCATGAGTCTCTCTTCTTCTCTTGCTTCTCCTTCATCGTCACCACGTATATGA